Proteins from one Rhodoflexus caldus genomic window:
- the rpoN gene encoding RNA polymerase factor sigma-54, translating to MQKITQIQSLTQKLSPQQIQFIKLLQVPTAELQSRIEEELAENPALEEGRSDEDDYAKEKEESGADDDYDEVDDLGEGIDEEYGHEENESLDSMDFSMSDYMPDNDDAGYKMQGDGPGSEEDREMPLSTSDSLTDSLMSQLGYLDLDEREYAIGVQLIGNIDSEGYIRRELQGIVNDLVFTQNIETDEAEVERILHQIQTFEPPGIAARNLQECLELQLKRKDQRDPNVRNALRIISLCFDEFIKKHYHKIEKRLDITEDQLKEAVDVIVHLNPKPGESTSDFSRNHYITPDFILRTDDAGRFHLTLNARNAPDLRISRSYMEMLDSYEKGSKKDKTLKQAVMFLKQKLDAAKWFIDAIKQRQQTLLKTMNAIVEYQQEYFREGDESKLKPMILKDIAQKIGMDISTVSRVANSKSVQTEFGVFPLKHFFSESISTDSGEDVSSKEVKFILKEIIDNENKRKPYSDDKLEKMLNERGYNIARRTVAKYREQMNIPVARLRKEL from the coding sequence ATGCAGAAGATAACACAGATTCAGTCGCTTACGCAGAAACTGTCGCCCCAGCAGATTCAGTTTATCAAACTTTTGCAGGTGCCTACTGCCGAGTTGCAGTCGCGTATTGAGGAAGAATTGGCAGAAAACCCTGCATTAGAAGAGGGGCGCAGCGACGAGGATGATTATGCCAAAGAAAAAGAGGAAAGCGGGGCTGACGATGACTACGACGAAGTGGATGATTTGGGCGAAGGCATAGACGAAGAATATGGACACGAAGAAAACGAGAGTTTGGACAGCATGGATTTCAGCATGTCGGACTACATGCCCGACAATGACGATGCAGGCTACAAAATGCAAGGCGACGGGCCGGGCAGCGAGGAAGACCGCGAAATGCCTCTTTCTACCAGCGATTCATTGACCGACTCGCTGATGTCTCAACTCGGATATTTAGACTTAGACGAGCGCGAATATGCCATCGGGGTACAACTGATAGGCAACATAGACAGTGAAGGATACATCCGCCGCGAGTTGCAGGGCATTGTCAATGACCTTGTGTTTACACAAAACATTGAGACCGACGAGGCAGAGGTGGAGAGAATCCTGCACCAAATTCAGACCTTTGAGCCGCCGGGTATTGCTGCCCGCAATTTGCAGGAATGTTTGGAATTGCAGTTGAAGCGCAAAGACCAACGCGACCCCAACGTTCGCAATGCGCTGCGCATTATCTCGCTGTGCTTCGATGAATTTATCAAGAAGCATTACCACAAAATTGAAAAGCGATTAGATATCACCGAAGATCAACTCAAAGAAGCGGTGGATGTGATTGTGCACCTGAACCCCAAACCCGGGGAAAGCACCAGCGACTTTTCGCGCAACCATTACATTACTCCCGATTTTATTTTGCGTACCGATGATGCGGGGCGCTTTCACCTGACCCTGAATGCCCGCAACGCACCCGACTTGCGCATCAGCCGCTCCTATATGGAGATGCTTGATTCTTACGAAAAAGGCAGCAAAAAAGATAAAACACTCAAGCAGGCCGTGATGTTTCTTAAACAAAAACTGGATGCTGCCAAATGGTTTATTGATGCCATTAAACAACGTCAGCAGACGCTGTTGAAAACCATGAACGCCATTGTGGAGTATCAGCAGGAGTATTTCAGAGAAGGCGATGAAAGCAAGTTGAAACCCATGATTCTCAAAGATATTGCACAAAAAATCGGGATGGATATTTCTACGGTTTCGCGCGTGGCCAACAGCAAATCGGTACAAACAGAGTTTGGCGTTTTCCCGCTCAAACACTTTTTCTCGGAAAGCATCAGCACCGACTCTGGGGAAGATGTCAGCAGCAAAGAGGTGAAGTTTATCCTTAAAGAAATTATAGACAACGAAAACAAGCGTAAACCTTATTCGGACGATAAATTAGAAAAAATGTTGAACGAAAGGGGCTACAACATTGCGCGACGTACCGTTGCCAAATACAGAGAACAGATGAATATTCCTGTGGCGCGCCTGCGCAAAGAGCTATGA
- a CDS encoding tetratricopeptide repeat protein, whose translation MKLRIVLALFAGFFWGIATAQPPVSYFSISRDSAAQQKAFYLNNADEIEEHANRLFNQGNFAAALVYYDRLVGVQPQQWRFYFGRARCLEEMQATEEALENYDYALALNPDFADALFNRANLRFQKGLYGFTIADMDKLLELPDEKMPSTNAIYFVQSHAGTVGAFSMKTRKMPAYRLRAKAKEKTGNIAGAIEDYTAAIGDGQTADADLYYARGSLYKQSGRAKEAQEDFQRALVKDPQHHQAMLALGISAGKAKKNRLEAILAEQPENAIALAQRGAVLLEEKKYTAALTDFDSAEYYGYREAALYINRGIAKEKLNRIEAALADFSQAIGISPVAKAYNLRANCYFKQGNYEKAIADYTQSLALDAAQADVYYNRGIACHNARRKSEACANLKTAVSLGHQAAQAAYDKLCK comes from the coding sequence ATGAAACTCCGTATCGTTTTGGCACTTTTCGCGGGATTTTTTTGGGGCATAGCCACTGCACAGCCCCCTGTCAGCTATTTCTCCATCAGCCGCGACTCGGCAGCACAGCAGAAGGCTTTTTACCTGAACAACGCCGATGAGATAGAAGAACATGCCAACCGATTGTTCAATCAGGGCAATTTTGCCGCCGCATTAGTTTACTATGACCGATTGGTCGGTGTGCAACCTCAACAGTGGCGTTTCTACTTTGGGCGCGCGCGCTGCTTAGAAGAGATGCAAGCCACCGAAGAAGCCTTGGAAAACTACGACTACGCACTCGCCCTGAATCCTGATTTTGCCGATGCGCTGTTCAATCGCGCCAATCTTCGCTTCCAAAAGGGGCTGTACGGATTCACTATTGCCGATATGGATAAGCTGCTGGAACTGCCCGATGAAAAAATGCCTTCCACCAACGCCATTTACTTTGTGCAAAGCCATGCCGGAACAGTGGGCGCTTTCAGTATGAAAACCCGCAAGATGCCTGCCTATAGGTTGCGGGCAAAGGCCAAAGAAAAAACGGGGAATATTGCCGGCGCAATTGAGGACTACACCGCTGCCATTGGCGACGGACAAACGGCAGATGCAGACCTTTACTATGCGCGAGGAAGCCTGTACAAGCAGTCAGGACGGGCAAAAGAAGCTCAGGAGGACTTTCAGCGTGCCTTGGTGAAAGACCCGCAACACCATCAGGCAATGCTCGCCTTGGGCATCAGTGCGGGAAAAGCAAAGAAAAACCGCTTGGAGGCCATCTTAGCCGAACAGCCCGAAAATGCCATTGCGCTTGCTCAAAGGGGGGCTGTTTTGCTGGAAGAAAAAAAGTATACGGCAGCACTCACCGATTTTGACAGTGCGGAGTACTACGGCTATCGGGAAGCCGCACTCTACATCAATCGCGGTATAGCCAAAGAAAAACTCAATCGGATAGAAGCTGCACTGGCCGATTTTTCGCAGGCCATCGGCATTTCCCCTGTTGCCAAAGCCTATAACCTCCGCGCCAACTGCTATTTTAAACAAGGCAACTACGAAAAGGCAATTGCCGACTATACGCAGTCGCTGGCACTGGATGCTGCACAGGCAGATGTTTACTATAACCGCGGCATTGCCTGCCACAATGCCCGCCGAAAAAGTGAAGCCTGCGCCAACCTGAAAACAGCCGTTTCGTTAGGCCATCAGGCAGCGCAGGCTGCATATGATAAACTTTGCAAGTAA
- the porV gene encoding type IX secretion system outer membrane channel protein PorV, giving the protein MFFNKRALAVLCFGFLPFWLSAQNSGSVLGQDQNRRVIPVAVPFLTIAPDSRSGAMGDVGAAISPDANAIHWNPAKLAFIEQASGFSLSYNPWLMRLVNDMWLSYLSGYKRLSKLETIGGSIRYMNLGSMQFTDLVGNPLQEFNPREIAVDITYARKLSSNLSIAPAFRFIHSNLAGNISNAGTNVNAQPGNTVAVDLGVYYQSQTTLGNIPATVAFGGNISNVGLKLTYNDPESRDFIPTNLRLGTAVTGEFDEYNKLTLAFDINKLMVPSPVVQNGRLTIPNRSLVSGIFGSFTDAPFSEEIQEIMLAFGTEYWYNDIFALRGGYFHESDTKGGRKFATVGAGLKFNTLNINFAYLIPMRQNMPLADSLRFSLLFNFGGKNAVGNDAEPAAE; this is encoded by the coding sequence ATGTTTTTCAACAAAAGAGCACTTGCAGTACTCTGTTTTGGTTTTCTACCCTTTTGGTTGTCAGCACAAAACTCAGGGAGCGTATTGGGGCAAGACCAAAACCGCCGCGTGATTCCCGTTGCCGTGCCGTTTCTGACAATTGCACCCGATTCCCGTTCGGGAGCAATGGGCGATGTAGGTGCTGCAATTTCCCCTGATGCAAACGCTATCCATTGGAATCCGGCAAAGTTGGCATTTATTGAGCAAGCCAGCGGATTTAGCTTGTCCTACAACCCATGGTTGATGCGCTTGGTAAACGATATGTGGTTGAGCTATCTGTCGGGCTACAAACGGTTAAGCAAACTGGAAACCATTGGCGGCTCTATCCGCTACATGAATTTGGGAAGTATGCAATTTACCGACTTGGTGGGCAATCCTTTGCAGGAGTTTAACCCCCGTGAAATAGCAGTTGATATTACGTATGCCCGTAAACTTTCCAGCAATTTGAGTATTGCACCTGCCTTTCGTTTCATTCACTCCAACTTGGCGGGCAATATCAGCAATGCGGGAACCAATGTAAATGCACAACCCGGCAATACTGTTGCCGTTGATTTGGGTGTTTATTACCAATCTCAAACAACATTAGGCAACATTCCGGCAACGGTGGCATTTGGCGGTAATATTTCCAACGTAGGTCTGAAACTGACCTACAACGACCCCGAAAGCCGCGATTTTATTCCTACCAACCTGCGTTTGGGAACTGCCGTAACAGGCGAGTTTGACGAATACAACAAATTGACGCTGGCCTTTGACATCAACAAGCTGATGGTGCCTTCGCCGGTGGTGCAAAACGGCAGGCTGACTATCCCGAACCGTTCGCTTGTGTCGGGTATTTTTGGCTCATTTACCGATGCGCCTTTCAGCGAAGAAATACAGGAAATTATGCTTGCTTTTGGAACAGAGTATTGGTACAACGACATTTTTGCACTGCGTGGCGGCTATTTCCACGAGTCGGACACCAAAGGCGGGCGCAAGTTTGCAACCGTAGGCGCAGGTCTGAAATTCAACACCTTGAATATCAACTTTGCCTACCTGATTCCGATGCGCCAAAACATGCCGCTTGCCGATTCGCTCCGCTTTTCGCTCTTGTTCAACTTTGGCGGCAAAAACGCTGTGGGCAACGATGCCGAGCCGGCAGCCGAGTAA
- the porU gene encoding type IX secretion system sortase PorU, which translates to MNRFFLLFIVLVVAVAGFCANAQPLAGGNSYRMAIPKTGIYRINRAFLTSMGINAAEIDPRRIQIFSSEGGMLPQANSAPRSPLTELAIYVQGEQDGRFDAEDFILFYAQGADKITADRNRRLLQHEKNLYDDLNYCFLIIGSVNGRRISQQSPAPESGNAITEFQEFLYYEKDEFNIVNSGRRWFGERFDFLTEHTLRFPATGWVSGTAVQVQSAVMAQSATETSFIWQLNGQELGSRRIGAVPISTYARRGTIAEATFNIIPAATPANNEFAVRIRYDRAGNNAAFGHLDYVSLNFQRRLQLYDNATFFRSFAAAEQRASTFRIANATADLQVWDVTNFAAPQTIALRNAGNEAIFSVANPQLQLREYALFRMEGLPEPRFTGVSARQNLRGTVTNPDLLIVTAPQFLPEAQRLAAFRQQNDGLAVEVVTTTQIYNEFASGRKDLTAIRDFARLRYLQPQSRLKYLLLFGDASYDYKDRNPNNTNFVPVYESYESLHPIFSFSSDDYFGFFDEHEGEWEEDFGSVYNMEIGVGRLPAKTAREAAAMVDKLIHYTTAAALGNWRSRLVFVADDGDFNIHLADSEQLSSLAQRRGRNFQVQKVYIDAFPQVATPTGRRSPAARDALNQQIADGALMVNYTGHGSETGWASEAVLDVVQINNWTNYDRLPLMITATCEFGRYDNPFLTSGAEFALLNPRGGAIALVTTTRPVFSSTNFILNEAFYNAAFTPVNGTMPRLGDIQRQTKNNSVNGVVNRNFALLGDPSMRLAYPAQEIVLTNAPDTLKALANVTLAGEIRRQGMLDANFNGTLQIEVLEKEFELQTLGDEDAPAVYRDRPAALFRGEVSVRQGRFAVQFTMPKNINYAFGQGRISAYAMDAARNTDAVGAWNITVGGTATTVVSDNTPPQIRLFMDNEQFQNGGRTRSDTELLAFLQDDTGINISSMGIGQDITATLDGQQVFLLNRFYRAALDDSRRGSLRFPLHDLAKGEHTLRVKAWDVHNNPAEAEIRFVVEEDPLRLDNTKVYPNPVTAATDQVRWQFTHNRIGADFKVTVAVYELTGRQIMQQQTDLYNVRNEQVELIWEGFDATVRTLAKGIYMYRITVETLTAEKEQTAFTGRLAVMR; encoded by the coding sequence ATGAACCGATTTTTTTTGCTGTTCATCGTTCTTGTTGTTGCCGTTGCGGGCTTCTGTGCAAACGCACAGCCTCTTGCCGGTGGCAACAGCTATCGCATGGCAATTCCTAAAACCGGAATCTATCGCATCAATCGGGCATTTTTAACGTCTATGGGTATCAATGCCGCAGAGATAGACCCGCGACGGATTCAGATTTTCAGTAGCGAGGGCGGCATGTTACCACAGGCCAACAGTGCGCCACGCTCCCCATTAACCGAGCTTGCTATCTACGTACAGGGCGAACAGGACGGCAGATTTGATGCAGAAGACTTCATTCTGTTTTATGCGCAGGGAGCGGACAAGATTACTGCCGACCGCAACCGCCGCCTGCTGCAACATGAAAAAAACCTTTACGACGACCTGAATTATTGTTTCCTTATTATCGGCAGCGTTAACGGCCGACGCATCAGCCAACAAAGCCCTGCCCCCGAATCGGGTAATGCCATTACAGAGTTTCAGGAATTTCTGTACTACGAAAAAGACGAGTTTAACATCGTCAATTCGGGGCGGCGTTGGTTTGGCGAACGTTTTGACTTCCTGACCGAACATACGCTGCGCTTTCCTGCCACGGGGTGGGTAAGCGGCACAGCGGTACAAGTGCAGTCGGCCGTGATGGCGCAATCTGCCACGGAAACCTCGTTTATCTGGCAACTGAACGGGCAAGAACTGGGCAGCCGTCGCATAGGTGCCGTACCTATTTCTACCTATGCGCGCCGCGGAACTATTGCCGAAGCAACTTTTAATATCATACCTGCCGCCACGCCTGCCAACAATGAATTCGCAGTACGTATTCGCTACGACAGGGCAGGAAACAACGCAGCTTTTGGGCATTTGGACTACGTGTCGCTTAATTTTCAGCGCCGCCTGCAACTGTATGACAACGCCACTTTTTTTCGGTCGTTTGCAGCGGCGGAGCAAAGGGCAAGCACTTTTCGCATAGCCAATGCCACGGCCGACTTACAAGTTTGGGATGTTACCAACTTTGCCGCCCCGCAAACAATTGCATTGCGCAATGCGGGCAACGAGGCAATTTTTAGTGTTGCCAATCCCCAGTTGCAACTGCGCGAGTACGCCCTTTTTCGCATGGAAGGTCTGCCGGAGCCGCGTTTTACGGGCGTATCAGCGCGGCAAAACCTGCGCGGTACTGTCACTAACCCCGACTTGCTGATAGTAACAGCCCCCCAGTTTCTGCCGGAAGCGCAACGGCTGGCGGCATTTCGTCAACAGAACGACGGGCTGGCGGTGGAAGTAGTAACTACCACGCAGATATACAATGAGTTTGCCTCGGGGCGAAAAGACCTGACCGCCATCCGCGACTTTGCCCGACTGCGCTACCTGCAACCGCAAAGCCGCCTGAAATACCTGCTGCTGTTTGGCGATGCCTCTTATGACTACAAAGACCGAAACCCGAACAATACGAACTTTGTCCCCGTGTACGAGTCGTATGAGTCGCTGCACCCTATTTTCAGTTTTTCGTCAGACGATTACTTCGGTTTTTTTGATGAGCACGAGGGCGAATGGGAAGAAGATTTCGGCAGCGTGTATAACATGGAAATAGGCGTGGGTCGCCTGCCTGCCAAAACAGCCCGCGAGGCAGCCGCAATGGTTGATAAACTGATACATTACACCACTGCCGCCGCATTGGGCAACTGGCGCAGTCGCCTTGTGTTCGTAGCCGATGACGGCGATTTCAATATCCATTTGGCAGACAGCGAACAACTTTCGTCGTTGGCACAGCGGCGCGGCCGCAATTTTCAGGTACAGAAAGTTTACATTGATGCCTTCCCCCAAGTGGCCACACCTACGGGGCGGCGCTCGCCGGCAGCACGCGATGCGCTCAACCAACAAATTGCCGATGGCGCGCTGATGGTAAACTATACCGGACACGGTTCGGAAACGGGCTGGGCATCGGAGGCAGTGTTGGATGTGGTACAAATTAACAACTGGACAAACTACGACCGTTTGCCGCTGATGATAACGGCTACCTGCGAATTTGGCCGTTATGACAACCCTTTTCTTACTTCGGGGGCAGAATTTGCATTGCTCAATCCACGCGGAGGGGCGATTGCCTTAGTTACCACTACGCGACCTGTTTTCTCGAGTACGAATTTTATCCTCAATGAAGCATTTTACAATGCGGCGTTTACACCCGTGAACGGCACGATGCCACGGCTTGGCGACATTCAGCGACAAACCAAAAACAACAGCGTGAATGGCGTAGTCAATCGGAACTTTGCGCTGCTGGGCGACCCCTCCATGCGCCTTGCCTATCCTGCCCAAGAAATTGTGCTGACAAATGCTCCCGATACGCTCAAAGCGCTGGCCAATGTTACACTTGCAGGCGAAATCAGAAGGCAGGGCATGTTAGATGCGAATTTTAACGGTACGCTGCAAATAGAAGTGCTGGAAAAGGAATTTGAGTTGCAAACGCTTGGCGATGAGGATGCGCCTGCCGTTTATCGCGACAGACCCGCTGCACTGTTCCGCGGAGAAGTGAGCGTGCGTCAGGGGCGGTTTGCCGTGCAGTTCACCATGCCTAAAAACATCAACTATGCCTTCGGGCAGGGGCGCATTAGTGCCTATGCGATGGATGCCGCCCGCAATACCGACGCTGTCGGTGCATGGAATATCACCGTGGGAGGCACTGCAACAACGGTTGTATCGGATAATACACCGCCGCAAATCAGGTTGTTTATGGACAACGAGCAGTTTCAAAACGGTGGGCGCACGCGGTCTGATACAGAGTTACTGGCTTTTTTGCAGGATGATACAGGTATCAATATCAGCAGTATGGGTATTGGTCAAGACATTACCGCTACGCTGGACGGGCAGCAAGTTTTCCTGTTGAACAGATTTTATCGCGCTGCCTTGGACGATTCGCGGCGCGGCAGCCTGCGGTTTCCGCTGCACGACCTCGCCAAGGGAGAACACACCCTGCGGGTAAAGGCTTGGGACGTGCACAATAACCCCGCCGAAGCTGAAATTCGCTTTGTGGTGGAGGAAGACCCGCTGCGTTTGGACAATACCAAAGTATATCCGAACCCCGTAACGGCAGCAACTGACCAAGTGCGTTGGCAATTTACGCACAACCGCATCGGGGCGGATTTTAAGGTAACGGTTGCCGTTTATGAATTGACAGGCAGGCAAATCATGCAACAACAAACAGACCTGTACAATGTAAGAAATGAGCAGGTAGAACTGATTTGGGAAGGGTTTGACGCAACGGTGCGCACGCTTGCCAAAGGCATCTACATGTATCGGATTACGGTAGAGACATTAACCGCCGAAAAAGAGCAAACCGCATTTACCGGCAGACTTGCCGTAATGAGGTAA
- a CDS encoding acyl-CoA dehydrogenase yields MNFQLTEEHLAVRQAAREFAQTELLPGVIERDEHQIFPAEQIKKMGELGFMGMMVSPEYGGSGMDTISYVLAMEEISKVDASASVCMSVNNSLVCWGLETFGTEEQKRKYLPRLAKGEIIGAFCLSEPEAGSDATSQRTTAIDMGDYYLLNGTKNWITNGNSASVYIVIAQTYPEKRHKGINALIVERDTPGFVVGKKENKLGIRGSDTHSLMFTDVKVPKANRIGEDGFGFTFAMETLNGGRIGIAAQALGIASGAYELALKYSKERKAFGQEIHKHQAIAFKLADMATQIEAARLLCLKAAYLKDEHADYAHASAMAKLFASQVAMDVTTEAVQIHGGYGYVKEFHVERLMRDAKITQIYEGTSEIQKIVISRGLLK; encoded by the coding sequence ATGAATTTTCAACTGACAGAAGAGCACCTGGCTGTGCGGCAGGCTGCACGTGAGTTTGCACAAACCGAATTGCTGCCGGGTGTAATTGAACGCGATGAGCACCAGATTTTCCCTGCCGAGCAAATCAAAAAAATGGGAGAGTTAGGTTTTATGGGTATGATGGTGTCGCCCGAATACGGGGGCAGCGGCATGGATACGATTTCGTATGTGCTGGCTATGGAAGAAATTTCCAAAGTAGATGCTTCCGCTTCGGTATGTATGTCGGTAAACAATTCGCTTGTTTGCTGGGGGTTGGAAACTTTCGGTACCGAAGAGCAAAAGCGCAAGTACCTTCCGCGTCTGGCAAAAGGAGAAATCATCGGTGCGTTTTGCCTTTCAGAGCCTGAAGCGGGCAGCGATGCAACCAGCCAGCGCACCACAGCCATTGACATGGGCGACTATTACCTGCTCAACGGTACTAAAAACTGGATTACCAACGGCAACAGCGCCTCTGTTTACATTGTGATTGCACAAACTTATCCCGAAAAAAGACACAAAGGGATTAATGCGCTGATTGTGGAGCGCGATACGCCCGGTTTTGTGGTTGGCAAAAAAGAGAACAAACTCGGCATCCGCGGTTCAGATACCCACTCGCTGATGTTTACCGACGTAAAAGTGCCCAAAGCAAACCGCATCGGCGAAGACGGGTTCGGGTTCACTTTTGCCATGGAAACACTCAACGGCGGGCGTATCGGTATTGCCGCACAAGCATTGGGCATTGCTTCCGGTGCTTACGAATTGGCACTGAAATACTCCAAAGAGCGCAAAGCCTTTGGTCAGGAAATTCATAAACATCAGGCGATTGCCTTTAAGCTCGCCGATATGGCTACTCAGATAGAAGCGGCACGCCTGCTTTGCCTCAAAGCGGCTTATCTGAAAGATGAGCACGCCGACTATGCACATGCAAGTGCAATGGCGAAACTCTTTGCTTCGCAGGTAGCAATGGATGTTACCACAGAAGCGGTACAAATCCACGGCGGCTACGGCTACGTGAAGGAGTTCCACGTAGAGCGTCTGATGCGCGATGCGAAGATTACCCAAATTTATGAGGGCACTTCCGAGATTCAGAAAATTGTAATTTCCCGCGGACTTTTGAAATAA
- a CDS encoding TerC family protein, translated as MFDVLFTSEGIISLLTLTALEIVLGIDNVIFISIIASRLPAAQQPTGRRVGLLSALVVRLLLLMVVQWIIGLNADLFTFMDIGFSGKDLILMAGGLFLIAKSTSEIHAKMEHAGKTEDELKNTITAGFMLVMAQIIFVDIVFSFDSILTAIGLVKEIIIMAIAIIISIGVMVAFVNQISEYVERHPTVKMLALSFLIMIGVLLVAEGLDFHFPKGYVYFAMAYSFIVELLNIRLRKKSGAKF; from the coding sequence ATGTTCGACGTATTGTTTACCTCCGAAGGCATCATCAGTTTGCTTACGCTGACTGCCCTTGAAATTGTTTTAGGCATTGATAACGTAATTTTTATTTCCATCATCGCTTCCCGACTGCCTGCCGCACAGCAACCAACAGGCAGAAGAGTGGGGCTGTTATCTGCCTTGGTTGTTCGCTTGCTGCTGCTTATGGTCGTGCAATGGATTATAGGGCTGAATGCAGACTTGTTTACCTTTATGGACATTGGATTCAGCGGAAAAGACCTGATTTTGATGGCCGGCGGCCTGTTTCTGATAGCCAAAAGCACCTCGGAGATTCACGCCAAAATGGAACACGCCGGCAAAACGGAAGACGAGCTAAAAAACACAATCACGGCCGGTTTTATGCTGGTTATGGCGCAAATCATTTTTGTGGATATTGTTTTTTCTTTTGACTCTATCCTGACCGCGATTGGCTTGGTAAAAGAAATCATCATTATGGCTATTGCCATTATTATTTCCATTGGCGTAATGGTAGCATTTGTAAACCAAATCAGCGAATACGTAGAACGCCACCCCACGGTAAAAATGCTGGCACTGTCATTTCTGATTATGATTGGCGTATTGTTGGTTGCCGAAGGTTTAGATTTCCACTTTCCAAAGGGTTATGTGTACTTTGCAATGGCCTATTCCTTCATTGTAGAACTGCTCAATATTCGCTTGCGCAAAAAAAGCGGCGCAAAGTTTTGA
- the rpsT gene encoding 30S ribosomal protein S20: MANHKSALKRIRSNETKRARNRYQHKTTRTLIKNLRAMNNKEEAQALLKVVYSKLDRLARKNIIHWKKAANNKSKLTKFVASMAS; this comes from the coding sequence ATGGCAAATCATAAGTCTGCATTAAAAAGAATTCGCTCTAACGAAACTAAGCGTGCGCGCAATCGTTATCAGCATAAAACAACTCGCACCTTGATTAAGAATTTGCGTGCGATGAACAACAAGGAGGAAGCACAAGCTCTGCTGAAAGTTGTTTATTCCAAACTCGACCGTTTGGCTCGCAAAAACATCATCCATTGGAAGAAAGCTGCTAACAACAAGTCTAAACTGACTAAGTTTGTTGCTTCAATGGCTTCTTAA
- a CDS encoding NADH-quinone oxidoreductase subunit N produces the protein MQLFPENITRDLWLLWPEIAVAALTVVLLMIQTALGKHRRQWSSWAVGVGLSGILAALAAQPVGETQVFFSEMLLASPLVWQFHMLLVSGTLLTMLLGQIFPPKPFADDSKPEYYTLLCGALLGLLLMVRTQNLLMLFMALETISICSYGLVFFASGKKTTEAGVKYILFGIFSSALMLYGISLWWSATGSLSLAQVSSDVLPVWGARLVFLLILSGLLFKTSAVPFHIWTPDVLEGAPLPVAAFFSVVPKAGALAAIMTLLTPATSQPQALSMLSVLAILAVLTLIIGTLAAIRQTNMRRLMAYSAIAQAGFILAAAVAMAPTALIYYLWVYLALNFLAFGVMAWVEPERQSQEIGAFAGVGKAAPTAGVAMLVAMAGLIGLPPTAGFAAKLLVFSALWQQWQQLQSTWLILLFVSGLFATVISVYFYFKVPYQMFFREGQVLRRLSILQRLWLIVLSIAVIALLVLNNFH, from the coding sequence GTGCAACTTTTCCCCGAAAATATCACCCGCGACTTATGGCTGCTGTGGCCTGAAATAGCCGTAGCTGCACTGACAGTGGTTTTATTGATGATACAAACAGCTCTTGGCAAGCATCGCAGGCAGTGGTCATCGTGGGCTGTCGGTGTCGGATTGTCGGGTATATTAGCCGCCCTTGCCGCTCAACCTGTCGGCGAAACACAGGTGTTTTTCTCAGAAATGCTGCTGGCAAGTCCTTTGGTGTGGCAGTTCCATATGCTGTTAGTGAGCGGAACACTGCTAACCATGCTTCTGGGGCAGATTTTCCCGCCCAAACCATTTGCGGATGACAGCAAACCCGAATATTACACTCTGCTCTGCGGTGCATTGCTTGGCTTGCTGCTGATGGTGCGTACGCAAAACCTGCTGATGCTGTTCATGGCGCTGGAAACGATTTCCATATGCAGCTACGGCCTTGTTTTTTTTGCTTCCGGAAAAAAAACGACAGAGGCAGGGGTAAAATATATTCTGTTCGGTATTTTCTCAAGCGCTCTCATGCTTTATGGCATTTCGTTGTGGTGGAGCGCAACAGGCAGTCTTTCTTTGGCGCAAGTTTCTTCCGATGTGCTGCCTGTGTGGGGGGCAAGGTTGGTTTTCCTGCTCATTTTGAGCGGACTGTTATTCAAAACTTCTGCCGTACCGTTTCACATCTGGACTCCCGATGTGTTGGAAGGAGCACCGCTGCCTGTTGCCGCCTTCTTTTCCGTTGTGCCCAAAGCGGGTGCATTGGCTGCTATTATGACGCTGCTCACACCCGCCACAAGTCAGCCGCAGGCGCTCTCAATGCTTTCGGTGCTTGCCATATTGGCCGTACTTACTTTGATTATAGGTACGCTGGCGGCTATTCGGCAGACCAATATGCGCCGTCTGATGGCATATTCGGCTATTGCGCAGGCAGGTTTTATACTGGCCGCAGCAGTTGCAATGGCACCCACAGCATTAATTTACTATTTGTGGGTATATCTGGCGCTCAATTTTCTTGCCTTCGGTGTGATGGCATGGGTAGAGCCTGAACGGCAAAGTCAAGAGATTGGCGCATTTGCAGGGGTTGGCAAAGCAGCACCTACAGCAGGAGTTGCTATGTTGGTGGCAATGGCAGGTCTAATCGGCTTACCGCCTACGGCAGGTTTTGCCGCTAAATTACTGGTGTTTTCAGCACTTTGGCAGCAGTGGCAACAACTGCAAAGCACTTGGCTTATCCTGCTGTTTGTCAGCGGCTTATTTGCTACGGTGATTTCCGTTTACTTCTATTTCAAAGTTCCTTACCAAATGTTTTTCCGTGAAGGGCAAGTATTGCGCCGACTCTCTATTTTACAGCGATTGTGGCTGATAGTACTCTCCATAGCCGTTATTGCCCTGTTGGTACTGAACAATTTTCACTAA